The Cetobacterium sp. 8H DNA window TTTCTTTAACTCTTCAATAACTTTTTTAGCTCTTTCTTTTTTTGTCAATTTTACCTCCAAACTTAATCTAAAGTTTTCATGTATAAAAGATGTTCTATCCCCCTATAGTCAATTTGCCCCATAAATTTGAATCCAGATTTTTCAAAACAAATTATAGAACGTTCGTTTTCTTCTAAGATATACGCCACAACATATTTCAGTGCTGGATGCTTAAATCTCAACTCTTCAATACTAGCGTTTACTATTGTTGTAGAATATCCTCTTCCTCTTATTCCTTCAGCTAAATATAATGAAATTTCAGCCCCTTCCAAGTCCTCTTCAAGTTCAAATTTTACAATTCCCAAAAAAGTCTCACTCAGGTCTTCGACAGTAAACATTACATAATTAGGGGAGTTTATCAGAAAATTATACCATCTTTCGTGGTTTTTCTTCTCCTCTTCCTTATGAGTTTCACAATATTTTTCTACATAGTTTAAATTTAAGTGCATATAAATATTTTCTATGTCATCTGTCGTTGTTTGTCTTATCACTATCACTATTTTATAACAACCCTGTTAAATTTTTTCTTACCTTGTTTTATCATCATAGCCCCGTCTATGAATAAATCTTCTGTTATAACCATAGCAAAATCAGTCACTTTTACATCATTTACAGATAATCCATTTTGTTGTACAAGTCTTCTTCCTTCACTCTTAGTTTTTAGGAGTTCTAATTCTACCATTAAATCAACAAGTCCAGTTCCCAAAACTGCATCTGTCACCTCTGATGTTGGAACGTTTGACATATCTATTCCACCGTTTCCAAAAAGAGCTTCTGATGCTTGTTTAGCTTTTTCTGCTTCCTCTTCTCCATGAACTATTTTTGTTACCTCATAAGCTAAAGTTTTCTTAGCCTCATTTATTTCTGCACCTTCTAAAGCTGAAAGTCTTCTAACTTCATCCATAGGAAGGTATGTTAATAGTGCTAATGGTTGAGCTACATCTGCATCTGGAAGATTTCTCCAGTACTGGTAAAACTCATACGGTGATGTCTTCTCTGGATCTAGCCATAAAGCGCCTTTTGCTGTTTTACCCATTTTCTTTCCTTCACTATTTGTAAGTAAAGTACAAGTCATTGCATAACCTTGTTTTCTATCTT harbors:
- a CDS encoding GNAT family N-acetyltransferase; the encoded protein is MIVIRQTTTDDIENIYMHLNLNYVEKYCETHKEEEKKNHERWYNFLINSPNYVMFTVEDLSETFLGIVKFELEEDLEGAEISLYLAEGIRGRGYSTTIVNASIEELRFKHPALKYVVAYILEENERSIICFEKSGFKFMGQIDYRGIEHLLYMKTLD